One region of Danio aesculapii chromosome 7, fDanAes4.1, whole genome shotgun sequence genomic DNA includes:
- the dhcr7 gene encoding 7-dehydrocholesterol reductase, giving the protein MMASDRVRKRQKGSANGAQAGEKEPSKEPAQWGRAWEVDWFSLTGVILLLCFAPFIVFFFIMACDQYQCSISHPLLDLYNGDATLFTIWNRAPSFTWAAAKIYAIWVTFQVVLYMCVPDFLHKILPGYVGGVQDGARTPAGLINKYEVNGLQCWLITHVLWVLNAKHFHWFSPTIIIDNWIPLLWCTNILGYAVSTFAFIKAYLFPTNPEDCKFTGNIFYNYMMGIEFNPRIGKWFDFKLFFNGRPGIVAWTLINLSYAAKQQELYGYVTNSMILVNVLQAVYVVDFFWNEAWYLKTIDICHDHFGWYLGWGDCVWLPFLYTLQGLYLVYNPIQLSTPHAAGVLILGLVGYYIFRVTNHQKDLFRRTEGNCSIWGKKPTFIECSYRSADGAIHKSKLMTSGFWGVARHMNYTGDLMGSLAYCLACGGNHLLPYFYIVYMTILLVHRCIRDEHRCSNKYGKDWERYTAAVSYRLLPNIF; this is encoded by the exons ATGATGGCATCTGACAGGGTGAGAAAGCGGCAGAAGGGCAGTGCCAATGGTGCCCAGGCAGGGGAGAAGGAGCCATCAAAGGAGCCGGCACAGTGGGGAAGAGCATG GGAGGTGGATTGGTTCTCTCTGACGGGTGTGATCTTGCTGCTGTGCTTTGCCCCCTTCATCGTCTTTTTCTTCATCATGGCATGTGATCAGTACCAGTGCTCCATCAGCCACCCTCTGCTGGACCTCTACAACGGTGACGCCACCCTGTTCACCATCTGGAACCGAGCTCCTTCCTTCACATGGGCTGCTGCCAAAATCTACGCCATCTGGGTCACATTTCAG GTGGTGCTGTACATGTGTGTTCCAGATTTTCTGCATAAGATCCTTCCAGGCTACGTAGGAGGAGTTCAGGATGGTGCCCGTACACCAGCag GTCTGATTAATAAGTATGAGGTCAACGGTCTTCAGTGCTGGCTCATCACTCATGTTTTATGGGTGCTTAATGCTAAGCACTTCCACTGGTTTTCGCCAACCATCATCATTGACAACTGGATCCCTCTGTTATGGTGCACCAACATCCTCGGCTATGCTGTGTCCACATTTGCTTTCATTAAAGCGTATCTGTTCCCCACCAACCCAGAGGACTG tAAATTCACAGGCAACATCTTCTACAACTACATGATGGGAATTGAGTTCAATCCTCGTATAGGAAAATGGTTTGACTTCAAGCTTTTCTTTAATGGCCGGCCGGGTATCGTTGCGTGGACCCTCATAAACTTATCCTACGCAGCCAAGCAGCAGGAGCTGTATGGTTACGTGACAAACTCCATGATCCTGGTCAACGTTTTGCAG GCCGTCTATGTAGTGGACTTTTTCTGGAATGAAGCCTGGTACCTGAAGACTATTGACATCTGTCATGATCATTTTGGCTGGTATCTGGGCTGGGGAGACTGTGTGTGGCTGCCTTTCCTCTACACACTTCAG GGTCTTTACCTGGTCTATAACCCCATCCAGCTCTCTACGCCCCATGCAGCAGGCGTCCTCATCCTGGGTCTGGTGGGCTACTACATCTTCCGTGTGACCAACCACCAAAAAGACCTTTTCCGTCGCACAGAGGGCAACTGCAGCATCTGGGGTAAGAAGCCCACCTTCATCGAGTGCTCCTACCGATCGGCTGACGGCGCCATTCACAAGAGCAAACTCATGACCTCTGGGTTTTGGGGGGTGGCGCGTCACATGAACTACACAGGCGACTTGATGGGCTCGCTGGCGTATTGTTTGGCCTGTGGAGGCAATCACCTACTGCCGTATTTCTACATCGTCTACATGACCATCCTGCTGGTGCACCGCTGCATTCGGGACGAGCACCGCTGTAGCAACAAATACGGCAAGGACTGGGAGCGCTACACTGCGGCCGTTTCCTACCGCTTACTGCCTAACATCTTCTAG